A window of the Methanoregula sp. genome harbors these coding sequences:
- a CDS encoding DEAD/DEAH box helicase codes for MGDTGFLSSYRIEKGPWQALERAVARLYQHIGWPHVALIGGPGDHGGDIIVSDENEDFIIQVKFKKESSTLVNKGAVTELKTALDFYSINKGYLATNTRLSSTANDYIQELNKTGYSIEKLEGNSLFSFYSQLPRFPDIEYTPYPYQVQVIDSLWGMYHQGTTKTMVILATGLGKTFVAGTFLKRVLHDKPKARILILANQKALLSQFERALWKHLPKDVSTHIWDSSEKPAYDDGITLSTFQTMRNAIVRDNFEGEYEIVIVDEAHHAPSDTYLEVIEKLNKKFLLGMTATPWRTDEKELYDIFGNPCKNCVIDIVKALQNGYLSKVDYRLLCDNLDWNFIQGKSKKKYSIKDLNKRLFLPERDEKVIEQIQKLWAELSPKRAIVYCASISHAKRMETVLREYNFSARCLHSDLDFRESERRLREFRRGKIQILTSMNMLNEGIDVPEVDLIIFLRVTHSRIIFLQQLGRGLRLSEGKEKVVVLDFVADIKRIAETIDIDAKVYGEKDHEVLKDQFNVQFSVQDAKTFFEEYLRDKAAIQEYSDDDTIVFPA; via the coding sequence ATGGGCGATACAGGTTTCTTGTCGTCATACCGGATTGAAAAAGGCCCTTGGCAAGCACTAGAGAGAGCGGTAGCAAGACTATACCAGCACATCGGATGGCCACATGTCGCATTGATCGGAGGTCCAGGAGATCATGGTGGCGATATAATTGTCTCCGATGAAAACGAGGATTTTATCATTCAGGTCAAGTTCAAGAAAGAGAGTTCAACTCTCGTCAATAAAGGTGCAGTGACCGAATTGAAAACTGCATTGGATTTTTACTCGATCAACAAGGGGTACCTTGCCACCAATACCCGCCTCTCCTCGACAGCTAACGACTATATCCAGGAATTAAATAAGACCGGGTACTCAATAGAAAAACTTGAGGGAAATTCCCTTTTTTCTTTTTATTCCCAATTACCTAGATTTCCTGATATCGAATACACCCCATACCCGTACCAAGTCCAAGTGATCGATTCGCTATGGGGAATGTACCATCAGGGAACGACTAAGACAATGGTTATACTAGCGACAGGTTTGGGAAAAACTTTTGTCGCAGGAACTTTCCTAAAGAGGGTATTACACGATAAACCAAAAGCCCGGATCCTAATTCTTGCAAACCAAAAAGCACTTTTAAGCCAATTCGAACGGGCACTCTGGAAGCATCTGCCGAAAGATGTTAGTACACACATTTGGGATAGTTCTGAAAAGCCCGCTTATGATGACGGGATCACCCTCTCAACATTCCAGACGATGAGAAATGCAATCGTCCGGGATAATTTCGAGGGGGAATATGAAATCGTGATTGTCGATGAAGCACATCACGCACCTTCGGATACGTACTTGGAAGTGATTGAAAAACTCAACAAGAAATTCTTGCTCGGGATGACTGCAACCCCGTGGAGAACAGACGAGAAAGAACTTTACGATATTTTCGGGAATCCGTGCAAGAATTGCGTTATTGACATTGTCAAAGCTCTCCAAAACGGGTACCTCTCCAAAGTTGATTACCGGTTATTGTGCGATAACCTCGACTGGAATTTCATCCAAGGGAAATCCAAGAAAAAATATTCCATCAAGGATTTGAACAAGCGGCTTTTCTTACCGGAGAGGGATGAGAAAGTAATCGAGCAAATACAGAAATTATGGGCCGAGTTATCGCCGAAACGTGCGATCGTCTATTGTGCCAGCATCAGCCATGCGAAGAGGATGGAGACCGTTTTGCGTGAGTACAATTTTTCTGCAAGGTGCCTCCACAGCGATCTTGATTTCCGTGAATCCGAAAGAAGGCTCCGGGAATTCAGGAGAGGAAAGATCCAGATCCTAACTTCCATGAACATGTTGAATGAAGGGATCGATGTCCCTGAAGTCGACTTGATAATTTTCCTACGTGTAACTCATAGTAGGATAATTTTCCTCCAACAACTTGGGAGAGGGTTGAGACTATCAGAAGGAAAAGAAAAAGTTGTCGTGTTGGACTTCGTTGCGGATATCAAACGGATTGCAGAAACAATAGATATCGATGCCAAGGTGTATGGTGAGAAGGATCACGAAGTCTTGAAAGACCAGTTCAACGTCCAATTTTCGGTACAGGACGCTAAGACCTTCTTTGAAGAATATTTACGTGATAAAGCGGCAATCCAGGAATATTCTGATGATGATACGATAGTTTTCCCGGCTTAA